One candidate division WOR-3 bacterium DNA window includes the following coding sequences:
- a CDS encoding PAS domain S-box protein: MDIDDNPRAESVRDFNICGSKFSCLIIFLVFSLAIAVLSFFIYTKERDQTIREKHREISAIGELKASQIKQWRQQQIYIVEILVRSPFLLKAVSDFVNSGEYSPNNDDLVDQLNIVKEVFDYTDVLIVDTTGVILFYFADDLHELNDETKKTIKTALELKTPVLSDIYVCANDSTHLDAVAAFLGSDGTPVGLLIIRNNAEEYLYPSIQAWPTPSRTGEVLLVRKENDEMVFLNHLRRDNTHPLNLKLPLDSSGIPSVQAILGRKAVFIGRDYSGNEVLADIRPIDGSPWFIVTKIDTGEVFSELNKTTFVWALFTLTCIFLAGVVSFFIYKSKQAGLLKRVVDAQKILLKREEDFKTILEGMQEGLITVDNKDVILFVNPKFCEMTGYSKDELTGKTGNKFLLNKQDIERVLKYNEERQSGKTGRYELNMIKKSGEQITFMMNAAPLRGPGGEVIGSLSTCLDISEQKKMAKSLKEGESKYRMLVESMQEGLLFADNDDVIQFINPVLCKKLGYEKEELIGKYGLEILLSEQTEELVRQHTQKRLAGISDQYDIELVKKNGEKIFFITNAAPLKDFDGKVIGSIATFLDITERKKAENEIKSARAQLISIFDGIDQPIYVSDPRTYEILFVNKAAKTIFGDCEGKKCYEYFQNHKSPCPFCTNEMIFGEHLGKSYIWQFQNNINGRWYNCTDKAIKWYDGSMVRYEIASDITELKEAIEKTKETEAKYIQAQKMEAVGRLAGGIAHDFNNMLAVISGNAELMLAKSDKNEIATDSLREILKASEHSTNLVRQLLAFARKQTVEPEEVDLNEIIYNMLSMLKRLIGENINLVWKPAENLWRLKVDPAQIDQIVANLVINSSDSITGKGTITIMTANCEFEDGYEDEFKDFHPGKQVMLSISDDGCGMDKEIQEHLFEPFFTTKPKGKGTGLGLSMIYGIVKQNSGFINIYSEPGKGTNVKIYLPRHDSQKTVKPKPEPLGKYDQTGKTILLVEDEESLLNLNLRILNLCGYKSLSAINPLQALEIAQTYDGIIDLLISDVVMPDMSGQELWERISAIRPETKCLFISGYTADIIDDHGIIKEGIHFLQKPFNKGNLSEKIREILSE; the protein is encoded by the coding sequence TTGGATATAGACGACAATCCTCGCGCAGAATCGGTTCGTGATTTCAATATATGCGGTTCCAAGTTTTCCTGTTTAATTATATTCCTGGTATTTTCTCTGGCAATTGCAGTACTTTCTTTCTTTATCTACACAAAAGAACGCGACCAGACGATCCGGGAAAAACACAGGGAGATTTCGGCCATTGGAGAGCTTAAGGCTTCTCAGATAAAGCAATGGCGGCAGCAGCAGATTTATATTGTCGAAATACTTGTCAGAAGTCCTTTTCTCTTGAAGGCCGTCAGCGATTTTGTGAATTCCGGAGAATATTCCCCAAACAACGATGACCTTGTTGACCAGCTAAATATCGTCAAAGAAGTGTTCGACTACACAGACGTATTAATAGTAGATACAACAGGTGTCATTCTGTTTTACTTTGCAGATGACTTACATGAACTGAACGACGAAACAAAAAAAACGATCAAAACCGCGTTGGAGTTAAAAACGCCGGTGCTGTCTGATATATACGTTTGCGCAAACGACAGCACGCATCTTGACGCTGTCGCCGCCTTCCTCGGATCTGACGGCACACCGGTTGGCTTATTAATAATTCGTAACAACGCTGAAGAATACCTGTATCCCTCCATTCAGGCGTGGCCGACCCCCAGCCGAACAGGCGAAGTGCTTCTCGTCAGAAAAGAAAACGACGAAATGGTTTTTCTAAACCATCTGCGCCGTGATAACACACACCCGCTGAATTTGAAATTACCTCTGGATTCGTCCGGGATACCTTCCGTTCAAGCCATTCTCGGAAGAAAAGCTGTCTTCATAGGGCGTGACTATTCAGGAAATGAAGTGCTCGCAGATATCCGACCAATAGACGGCTCGCCATGGTTCATCGTGACAAAAATCGACACGGGCGAAGTTTTCAGCGAACTCAATAAAACGACGTTCGTGTGGGCGCTTTTTACATTGACGTGCATATTTTTAGCCGGCGTTGTTTCATTCTTCATTTACAAGAGCAAACAAGCCGGCCTTTTGAAAAGGGTCGTCGACGCTCAAAAAATACTTCTCAAACGGGAAGAAGATTTCAAAACAATTCTTGAGGGGATGCAGGAAGGACTAATAACTGTCGATAACAAAGACGTGATCCTTTTCGTAAATCCGAAATTCTGCGAAATGACAGGATATTCAAAAGACGAACTGACAGGCAAAACCGGGAACAAATTTCTTCTCAACAAACAAGACATTGAACGCGTTTTAAAATACAACGAAGAAAGGCAGTCGGGCAAGACCGGGCGATACGAACTGAACATGATAAAGAAGTCCGGAGAACAGATCACTTTTATGATGAATGCAGCTCCGCTGAGAGGTCCGGGGGGTGAAGTAATTGGATCCCTTTCGACTTGTCTGGACATATCCGAACAGAAAAAGATGGCAAAGAGCCTCAAGGAAGGCGAATCGAAATACAGAATGCTTGTTGAAAGCATGCAGGAAGGTTTGCTTTTTGCCGACAACGACGATGTCATTCAGTTTATAAATCCGGTTTTGTGCAAGAAACTCGGTTACGAAAAAGAGGAGTTAATAGGAAAATACGGACTCGAAATTCTCCTCAGCGAACAAACCGAGGAATTAGTCAGACAACACACTCAAAAAAGGCTCGCGGGAATTTCGGATCAATATGACATAGAACTTGTAAAGAAAAACGGCGAAAAGATATTTTTCATTACTAACGCCGCCCCTTTAAAGGACTTTGACGGCAAAGTCATAGGCTCGATCGCTACATTTCTCGATATTACGGAAAGAAAAAAGGCTGAAAATGAGATAAAAAGCGCCAGGGCTCAGTTGATATCAATTTTTGACGGTATTGACCAGCCAATTTACGTCAGTGACCCGAGAACTTACGAGATTCTCTTTGTAAACAAAGCAGCGAAAACAATCTTCGGAGATTGCGAGGGGAAAAAGTGCTACGAATATTTTCAAAACCATAAATCTCCCTGCCCTTTTTGTACGAATGAAATGATTTTCGGAGAACACCTCGGAAAGTCATACATTTGGCAATTCCAAAACAATATAAACGGGAGATGGTATAATTGCACGGATAAAGCTATCAAATGGTACGACGGAAGTATGGTCAGATACGAGATAGCCTCAGACATTACAGAACTGAAGGAAGCGATAGAAAAAACAAAAGAAACGGAAGCCAAATACATTCAAGCACAAAAAATGGAAGCTGTAGGAAGGTTGGCCGGCGGCATAGCTCATGATTTTAACAACATGCTCGCCGTCATATCCGGCAACGCGGAACTGATGCTGGCTAAATCAGACAAAAACGAAATTGCAACGGACAGTCTTCGCGAGATTCTCAAAGCGAGTGAACATTCCACCAACCTGGTCAGACAGCTTCTCGCGTTCGCGAGAAAACAAACAGTGGAACCGGAAGAAGTGGACTTAAATGAGATAATTTACAATATGCTCAGCATGCTCAAAAGATTGATTGGCGAAAACATAAATCTTGTCTGGAAACCCGCGGAAAATCTTTGGAGATTGAAAGTAGATCCCGCCCAAATTGACCAGATAGTCGCGAATCTCGTAATAAATTCAAGCGACTCCATAACCGGCAAAGGCACCATTACTATCATGACAGCCAATTGCGAGTTCGAAGACGGTTACGAAGACGAGTTCAAAGATTTTCACCCGGGAAAACAGGTCATGCTTTCAATAAGCGATGACGGTTGCGGAATGGACAAAGAAATCCAGGAACATCTTTTCGAACCGTTTTTCACAACAAAACCCAAGGGTAAAGGTACCGGCCTTGGCCTTTCAATGATCTACGGAATAGTGAAACAAAACAGCGGCTTTATAAACATATACAGCGAACCCGGCAAAGGGACAAATGTAAAAATATACCTGCCCAGACATGATTCACAGAAAACAGTAAAACCGAAACCTGAGCCTTTGGGAAAGTACGACCAGACCGGTAAAACCATTCTGCTGGTTGAAGATGAAGAATCACTTCTGAATCTGAACCTGAGAATCCTGAATCTTTGCGGATATAAATCACTTTCAGCCATAAATCCCCTCCAGGCCCTCGAGATAGCCCAAACTTACGATGGGATAATTGACCTGCTTATCTCCGACGTAGTAATGCCAGATATGAGCGGCCAGGAACTCTGGGAAAGAATATCCGCCATACGCCCTGAAACAAAATGCCTCTTTATTTCAGGTTACACGGCGGACATCATAGATGACCACGGAATAATCAAAGAGGGGATCCATTTCCTGCAAAAACCCTTCAACAAAGGCAATCTTTCGGAAAAGATCAGGGAAATTCTCTCGGAATGA
- a CDS encoding DUF3298 and DUF4163 domain-containing protein: MRIKNTLALILFTAIFGTAISSCLKFDVSRSELSADSVEYSIHTIVRSIDGGSGAYIEIDSFYASKAPNNSADSINHYTKSMTYPEGLGYQIMIDTFMAQYSNSLAEYPDMFAWESQMKVSVILNKSGIFSMAYNYYEYTGGAHPNSWTYFLNFDLSTGKPIRFEEIFTRDEIVEINKRAEIIFRDTYGLDPEGSLDEAGYWFDNDKFSLNTNFAVQKNSLLFLFNSYEIAPYVAGPSEVEIPYNEIEDLIGDDNPLRRLIL, from the coding sequence GTGAGAATTAAAAACACGCTTGCGCTTATACTATTCACTGCAATATTTGGAACCGCGATCTCGTCGTGTTTGAAATTTGACGTTTCAAGAAGCGAACTCAGCGCCGACAGCGTCGAATATTCGATCCACACGATTGTCAGAAGCATAGACGGCGGTTCCGGAGCATACATTGAAATAGACAGCTTTTACGCTTCCAAAGCGCCTAACAACTCCGCGGATTCGATCAACCACTATACAAAATCTATGACCTACCCCGAGGGACTCGGCTACCAAATCATGATAGACACATTTATGGCTCAATACTCAAACTCTTTAGCAGAATACCCCGACATGTTCGCCTGGGAGTCTCAAATGAAAGTTTCAGTGATATTGAACAAATCCGGAATATTCAGCATGGCTTACAATTATTATGAATATACCGGAGGCGCTCACCCCAACTCATGGACATATTTCTTGAACTTCGATCTTTCAACCGGCAAACCCATCAGGTTCGAAGAAATTTTCACGAGGGATGAAATCGTCGAAATCAATAAAAGAGCAGAGATTATTTTCAGGGACACATACGGTCTCGATCCGGAGGGGTCACTCGACGAAGCCGGTTACTGGTTTGACAACGATAAATTCAGTTTAAACACCAATTTCGCCGTTCAGAAAAACTCTCTTCTATTCCTTTTCAATTCATATGAAATCGCTCCTTACGTCGCGGGACCTTCTGAAGTAGAGATACCTTACAATGAAATAGAAGACCTGATAGGAGACGATAATCCCTTAAGAAGGCTGATACTGTAA
- a CDS encoding PAS domain-containing protein, producing the protein MNKFNDENAEVEEIIGTFSKQQNPRTLLRKTHEHYTAVFENFPFVAFTLDRKGRFIESNEYTEKLFGIDPEKARGKGFYELGLLNKKEILKGLREFKKNLAGKVTSKTVYEIKIKEKKHFIELVGIPLLENGIVTEVLDVGTDVTQHTNILKEKEKLIKELKKTVENIEILKGLLPICAGCKKIRDDDGYWHQVEDFLKEHSDIEFSHSLCPDCLKKLYPDYQKGKK; encoded by the coding sequence ATGAATAAATTCAATGATGAAAATGCTGAAGTGGAAGAAATAATCGGAACTTTTAGCAAACAGCAAAATCCGCGAACACTTTTGAGAAAAACTCACGAGCATTATACGGCGGTTTTTGAGAATTTTCCTTTCGTCGCTTTCACGCTGGACAGAAAAGGAAGGTTTATTGAAAGCAATGAGTACACTGAAAAATTGTTCGGAATAGATCCTGAGAAAGCGAGAGGAAAGGGTTTTTACGAACTCGGACTTCTAAATAAAAAAGAGATATTAAAAGGTCTTCGCGAATTTAAAAAAAACCTGGCCGGCAAGGTGACTTCAAAAACAGTTTATGAAATCAAAATCAAAGAAAAAAAACATTTCATAGAACTTGTCGGTATCCCCCTTTTGGAAAACGGCATAGTGACTGAAGTACTCGATGTCGGTACTGATGTCACGCAACATACGAACATATTGAAAGAAAAAGAAAAACTTATAAAAGAACTTAAAAAAACAGTCGAGAACATAGAAATTTTAAAAGGGCTTTTGCCTATATGCGCAGGTTGCAAGAAAATCAGAGACGACGACGGATATTGGCATCAGGTCGAGGATTTTTTGAAAGAACATTCCGATATTGAATTCAGTCATTCTCTCTGTCCTGATTGTCTGAAAAAACTTTATCCCGATTATCAGAAGGGCAAGAAATAA
- a CDS encoding Zn-dependent exopeptidase M28 translates to MLNALRILKELDFERIAGTTGEEKARKTICGYLESLDVPYELEEFDLTSFETGKAEIKTGNVAFNAHPFGLNESCSLEGELVFVENAETVRVKKNAFRGKIIISNTYSRSLSEEFKKGGVKAFILIGACLREAGSLSHRQKNYREGYVPGLMVDFETGTKLSKLSGEHVNITIEQQVSAKKAKNIVAHIKGKGLDDNLTYAVGHYDTVSRSPGATDNGGGTVTLLKIAEHFSKSQPGRDLKIIWFSGEELGLLGSYSYVKSHEEEMKEKAALVVNIDVTGDDIGDNYYFVIGTKELLGYADGVTREAGLLFKCNLEIYSSDCMPFSIYEIPSVNLARSGGISSFHIHTPKDSVKHVSGRGLQVTLDASLNLLERTLNSPLYPVKKSIDKSLKEKIEKYLWQSTFEEPKLIWAPEYRK, encoded by the coding sequence ATGCTTAACGCACTTAGGATTTTGAAAGAACTCGATTTCGAAAGAATCGCCGGAACCACAGGCGAAGAAAAAGCACGGAAAACAATCTGCGGGTATCTCGAATCTCTTGACGTTCCCTATGAACTGGAGGAATTCGATCTGACTTCATTTGAAACAGGAAAAGCTGAAATTAAAACGGGAAACGTTGCCTTCAACGCCCATCCTTTCGGCCTCAACGAATCCTGCTCTCTGGAAGGCGAACTGGTTTTTGTTGAAAATGCTGAAACAGTAAGAGTCAAAAAAAATGCCTTCAGAGGAAAAATCATCATCTCCAACACTTACTCAAGATCTCTCTCCGAAGAATTTAAAAAAGGCGGTGTAAAAGCTTTCATACTGATAGGCGCCTGCCTGAGAGAAGCCGGAAGCCTTAGCCACAGACAAAAAAATTACAGGGAAGGATACGTACCCGGACTCATGGTTGATTTTGAAACGGGAACAAAATTGTCGAAGCTTTCAGGTGAACACGTAAACATAACAATAGAACAACAGGTTTCAGCAAAAAAAGCGAAAAACATAGTTGCTCACATAAAGGGAAAAGGTCTGGACGACAATCTGACTTACGCCGTGGGTCATTACGACACAGTCTCGCGCTCTCCCGGAGCGACTGACAACGGAGGGGGAACTGTGACCCTGTTGAAAATCGCGGAACACTTTTCAAAATCTCAACCGGGCAGAGACCTGAAAATAATATGGTTCTCGGGCGAAGAACTCGGCCTTCTCGGCAGTTACAGCTACGTCAAATCTCATGAAGAAGAGATGAAAGAAAAAGCGGCTCTCGTTGTCAACATAGACGTAACGGGAGACGACATAGGCGATAATTACTATTTTGTTATAGGCACCAAGGAACTGCTCGGTTACGCCGACGGGGTTACAAGAGAAGCGGGACTCCTTTTTAAATGCAACCTCGAAATATACAGCAGTGACTGCATGCCTTTTTCGATATACGAAATTCCTTCCGTCAATCTGGCAAGATCAGGCGGAATTTCCTCTTTTCACATACACACGCCGAAAGACAGTGTAAAACACGTCTCCGGCAGGGGTCTTCAGGTAACATTAGACGCTTCACTCAACCTTCTCGAAAGAACGCTCAATTCACCTTTGTATCCTGTAAAAAAATCCATAGACAAATCTCTTAAAGAAAAAATTGAAAAATACCTGTGGCAGTCCACTTTTGAAGAGCCTAAATTGATTTGGGCTCCGGAATACAGGAAATAA